One genomic window of Undibacterium cyanobacteriorum includes the following:
- the metX gene encoding homoserine O-succinyltransferase MetX, whose translation MSSVGIVKPQAFRFDAPLQLQSGASISDYHLMVETYGQLNADKSNAVLICHALNASHHVAGYYEDQPKNIGWWDNMVGPGKPVDTNRFFVIGINNLGSCFGSTGPMHLNPATGKPYGADFPVVTVEDWVRAQARVADQLGITQFAAVMGGSLGGMQALAWSILFPERLRHCVVIASTPKLSTQNIAFNDVARQAILTDPDFHGGDFYAHKVVPRNGLKVARMIGHITYLSDDDMAEKFGRDLKTGEYQFGYGVEFEIESYLRYQGDKFSDYFDANTYLLITKALDYFDPARDYDGDLSKALAGTKAQFMLASFTTDWRFSPERSREIVKALVDNQRQVSYAEIDAPHGHDAFLLEDARYLNFVRAYFDRIAKESV comes from the coding sequence ATGTCTTCTGTTGGAATCGTAAAGCCCCAGGCTTTTCGCTTTGACGCACCGTTGCAGTTGCAAAGCGGTGCATCGATTAGCGACTACCATTTGATGGTAGAGACCTATGGTCAATTAAACGCAGATAAGTCGAATGCGGTCTTGATTTGTCATGCCTTAAACGCTTCTCACCATGTCGCAGGTTACTATGAAGATCAGCCTAAAAACATAGGCTGGTGGGACAATATGGTAGGGCCAGGGAAACCCGTTGATACCAATCGTTTCTTCGTGATTGGCATTAATAATTTAGGCTCATGTTTTGGTTCAACCGGGCCGATGCACCTGAATCCAGCGACCGGCAAACCTTATGGCGCCGATTTTCCGGTCGTAACGGTCGAAGATTGGGTGCGTGCTCAAGCCCGTGTCGCTGATCAATTGGGTATCACACAGTTCGCGGCGGTGATGGGTGGCTCCCTCGGTGGTATGCAAGCGTTGGCATGGAGCATTTTGTTCCCAGAGCGCTTACGCCATTGTGTGGTGATTGCTTCGACTCCGAAATTATCTACCCAAAATATTGCTTTCAATGACGTGGCTCGGCAAGCAATTTTAACTGACCCAGATTTTCATGGCGGCGACTTCTATGCGCATAAAGTGGTGCCCCGAAATGGTTTAAAAGTGGCTCGCATGATCGGCCATATTACCTATCTCTCAGACGATGATATGGCTGAAAAATTTGGCCGTGATCTGAAGACTGGTGAATATCAATTTGGGTATGGCGTTGAGTTTGAAATTGAATCCTATCTCCGTTATCAGGGCGATAAATTCTCAGATTATTTCGATGCGAATACTTACTTGTTAATCACCAAGGCGCTTGATTATTTTGATCCTGCGCGCGATTACGATGGAGATTTGAGTAAAGCCTTGGCAGGAACAAAAGCTCAATTTATGTTGGCGTCTTTTACGACTGATTGGCGTTTTTCCCCAGAGCGTAGTCGCGAAATTGTGAAGGCGCTGGTCGACAACCAACGTCAGGTGAGTTACGCCGAAATTGATGCGCCTCATGGCCACGATGCATTCTTATTGGAGGATGCTCGCTATTTGAATTTTGTACGTGCGTATTTTGATCGCATTGCTAAGGAGTCCGTATGA
- the metW gene encoding methionine biosynthesis protein MetW has translation MNVQELKQLRPDLAFIADWVKPQSHVLDVGCGDGVMLDYLQSAKQCSGYGIEIADDKVLACSQRGVNVIQQDMEQGLHLFGDQSFDTVLCLSSLQMMKNVEDLLRDIARVGRESIVSFPNFGYWPHRTALLRGKMPVSKSLPYEWYDTPNVRCATIYDFADLAEDVGLMVTECVALHEGKQISFLPNLRGSLAVFRLCKRT, from the coding sequence ATGAACGTACAAGAACTAAAGCAATTACGTCCTGATTTAGCCTTTATTGCAGATTGGGTCAAGCCGCAATCCCATGTGCTGGATGTGGGCTGTGGTGATGGTGTGATGTTGGACTATTTGCAGAGCGCAAAGCAATGTAGTGGCTACGGGATCGAGATCGCTGATGACAAAGTGTTGGCGTGTTCGCAGCGCGGGGTGAACGTGATACAGCAAGACATGGAGCAAGGTCTGCATTTATTTGGCGATCAAAGCTTCGATACGGTCTTATGTTTATCCTCCCTGCAGATGATGAAAAACGTTGAGGATCTCTTACGTGATATCGCCAGAGTTGGACGTGAATCGATTGTGTCGTTTCCGAACTTTGGTTACTGGCCACATCGAACTGCCCTCTTGCGAGGTAAGATGCCAGTATCAAAATCTTTGCCCTATGAATGGTATGACACGCCAAACGTACGCTGCGCGACGATATATGATTTTGCTGATTTAGCGGAAGACGTTGGATTGATGGTGACAGAGTGTGTCGCTTTGCACGAAGGAAAACAGATTTCCTTCTTGCCAAATTTGCGTGGCAGTCTTGCTGTGTTTCGCCTTTGTAAGCGCACTTAG
- a CDS encoding M48 family metallopeptidase, translated as MKTIKLMTMSAMLALSASANAQSEAPQEGVKVEKMSVMRKLVPTGALEGQAAQQYVQTMREAQSKKALAPDNHPQVIRLRAIAKKLIPYALPWNDRAKEWQWEVNLLGSTQINAYCMPGGKIAFYTGILDTLKLTDDEVAIVMGHEIAHALREHGAERAGKSVAANIAVRAAALFAEYKGYDGRVVEGVGSAGASLAMLKFSRDDETEADIVGLDIAARAGYDPRAGVALWQKMGYVNKNSPPKWLSTHPAGKDRINEIRKHFPEVMPLYARAKGVSMESLPPYKSNVKVISDVR; from the coding sequence ATGAAAACAATTAAGTTGATGACGATGAGCGCCATGCTTGCGTTGAGCGCGTCGGCGAATGCGCAGAGCGAAGCTCCACAAGAGGGCGTTAAGGTTGAAAAGATGTCCGTCATGCGTAAGCTCGTGCCCACCGGTGCACTTGAGGGGCAAGCGGCGCAGCAGTACGTGCAAACCATGCGCGAAGCACAGTCAAAGAAGGCTTTAGCTCCGGATAATCATCCGCAAGTGATACGCTTAAGAGCGATCGCCAAGAAGCTGATTCCTTATGCCTTGCCTTGGAATGATCGTGCCAAGGAATGGCAATGGGAAGTGAATTTGTTGGGCTCTACGCAGATTAATGCCTACTGTATGCCGGGTGGAAAAATCGCCTTTTATACGGGAATTCTCGATACGCTCAAACTCACCGATGACGAAGTCGCGATCGTCATGGGACATGAGATTGCACATGCTTTGCGAGAACATGGTGCCGAACGTGCAGGTAAATCGGTGGCGGCAAATATCGCGGTGCGAGCCGCAGCACTATTTGCAGAATACAAGGGCTATGATGGGCGTGTCGTTGAAGGTGTTGGCAGCGCAGGTGCTAGTCTGGCCATGTTGAAGTTCTCACGCGACGATGAGACGGAAGCTGATATTGTCGGGCTCGATATTGCGGCTCGTGCCGGCTATGATCCGCGTGCTGGGGTCGCTTTGTGGCAGAAGATGGGGTATGTCAATAAAAACTCCCCGCCGAAATGGCTCTCAACGCATCCTGCTGGAAAAGACCGCATTAATGAAATTCGCAAACATTTTCCAGAGGTAATGCCACTCTATGCGCGAGCCAAAGGCGTGAGTATGGAAAGTTTGCCGCCTTATAAATCGAATGTGAAAGTCATTTCCGATGTGCGTTGA
- a CDS encoding exodeoxyribonuclease III, with product MTIKVISANLNGIRSAAKKGFFDWMKQELPDFVCVQELKAQEADMTDDFLRPHGYHGHFHYAEKKGYSGAGVYSKKKPDAVFIGFGSEEFDAEGRYVRCDFGDLSIISVYCPSGSSSEERQQAKFRFMDEFRPHLAELIASGREFVICGDWNIAHQEIDLKNWKSNQKNSGFLPEERAWMGALFSELGWVDAYRHLHPDTTGEAYTWWSNRGQAWANNVGWRIDYHVTTPNMAAKAKSAAIYKEQRFSDHAPLTLVYK from the coding sequence ATGACTATCAAAGTAATTTCCGCAAATCTAAACGGTATCCGCTCCGCCGCCAAGAAAGGTTTTTTCGATTGGATGAAGCAAGAACTGCCTGACTTTGTCTGCGTACAGGAGCTCAAGGCACAAGAGGCCGATATGACCGACGATTTTCTGCGTCCGCATGGTTATCATGGCCACTTCCACTACGCGGAGAAGAAGGGATACTCAGGTGCTGGCGTGTATAGCAAGAAAAAACCTGATGCCGTTTTTATCGGCTTTGGCAGTGAAGAATTCGATGCAGAAGGTCGATACGTAAGATGTGATTTCGGAGACCTATCAATCATTTCAGTGTACTGCCCGTCTGGCTCTTCTTCGGAAGAGCGGCAACAAGCAAAGTTCCGTTTTATGGATGAGTTTCGTCCCCACCTCGCCGAATTGATAGCAAGCGGAAGAGAGTTTGTCATCTGTGGCGACTGGAATATTGCGCATCAAGAAATCGACCTGAAAAACTGGAAGAGCAACCAAAAAAATTCTGGCTTCTTGCCTGAAGAACGGGCATGGATGGGGGCACTCTTTTCTGAACTCGGTTGGGTCGATGCCTACCGCCATCTACACCCAGACACGACTGGCGAAGCCTACACTTGGTGGAGCAATCGGGGTCAGGCTTGGGCCAATAATGTAGGGTGGCGTATCGACTACCATGTCACGACACCAAACATGGCCGCCAAAGCGAAGTCGGCGGCGATCTACAAAGAACAGCGTTTTAGTGACCACGCCCCACTAACTCTCGTCTACAAATAG
- a CDS encoding glycosyltransferase, with protein sequence MRLLIDLQACQSSSSRTRGIGRYSIELAKAMVRQGAQHDIHLLLNASFTEAVREIRQIFAGQILPQNIHVWQGVLPCNELDSANTWRLRANELIREQAIREIGPDIVHISSLFEGLSDDAVVSVPAMNAGRIPVAVTLYDLIPLINAKTYLENQQVRAWYYRKAQSLKRADLLLAISESSRQEGIKYLFSPADRVVNISSAVDQRFQLNTDETSEFAEIRHKYGLHREFVMYTGGIDLRKNIEGLIAAYAQLPSEQRKAHQLAIVCSVHERDRERLTALAATLGLASDELVLTGFVPDQDLPKLYHACKLFVFPSWHEGFGLPALEAMSCGAPVIAANTSSLPEVVEWSEAMFDPRDIYAMRAKMQQALEDATFREQLVKSGLVQAKKFSWDASARTALNALQACLEQHQSQRVDVVNQARPRMAYVSPIPPAQSGIADYSAELLPELAAHYDIHIITEQSEQSKQSGASDPWLAANFPLRSPAWFVEHADQFDRVLYHFGNSMFHEFMLDLMRLHPGVVVLHDFYHSGLLAHLDFTAKRPGIWDQALFYSHGFAATLKKATVSDLSQAIWEFPSNHEVLERALGIVVHSEFSKALGRAWYGPAVTKEWKHVPFLRVMPQQIDRTKARAELGVSEDDFLVCSFGILGPTKLNQDLLDAWLASPLSQDTRCKLIFVGKHDDGAYGEKMLETIERAGLQDRVTITGFADLDLFRRYLSAANVAVQLRSLSRGETSGTVFDCLAYGIPTIINKNGAMAELPDGPLIRIEEQFAVADLSDQLQRLWESVELREQYSVAAQQYIEQHHAPSEIGLRYRDAVEDFYLNGAGAALRSTMRNIACLEHPRTEHDVMGVANALEQNRISSRRRRLLLSMNELAQHHGQEHQQQNARIKDFILQLLERLPKDVMLLPMKAELTTDIRIAAQDLADYLDLQLAVAPTFDLEPVQVGPVDMILNFVADSSESIQWAHELELLAQVQGAIYQGVKLPETEDDVAQILQTILSVLNESSF encoded by the coding sequence ATGCGTTTATTAATTGATCTACAGGCATGTCAATCAAGTAGTAGCCGCACCCGTGGCATCGGTCGATATTCGATTGAGTTGGCGAAAGCAATGGTGCGTCAAGGTGCGCAGCATGATATTCATCTTTTGTTGAATGCGAGTTTTACCGAAGCCGTACGGGAGATTCGCCAGATTTTTGCGGGGCAGATCCTTCCGCAAAATATCCATGTATGGCAGGGCGTTTTGCCTTGCAACGAATTGGATTCTGCCAACACATGGCGTTTGCGCGCCAATGAACTGATTCGTGAGCAAGCGATTCGAGAAATCGGTCCAGACATCGTTCACATTAGTAGCCTGTTTGAAGGTCTCAGCGATGATGCAGTTGTGAGCGTACCAGCCATGAACGCAGGGCGTATTCCAGTGGCGGTCACTTTGTATGATTTGATTCCGCTGATTAACGCCAAGACCTATCTTGAAAATCAACAAGTACGCGCTTGGTATTATCGGAAGGCGCAAAGCCTAAAACGCGCTGATTTGTTATTGGCAATTTCAGAGTCGTCACGCCAGGAGGGAATCAAGTATTTATTTAGTCCCGCAGATCGCGTCGTGAATATCTCTTCCGCGGTGGATCAACGCTTCCAGCTCAATACCGATGAGACGAGTGAGTTTGCTGAGATACGTCACAAATATGGTTTGCATCGTGAGTTTGTGATGTACACCGGTGGCATCGATCTGCGTAAAAACATTGAAGGTCTGATAGCCGCGTATGCGCAACTGCCTAGCGAACAAAGGAAGGCGCACCAGTTAGCCATTGTTTGTAGCGTGCATGAGAGAGATCGTGAGCGATTGACTGCACTTGCCGCTACGCTGGGCTTGGCATCGGATGAGTTGGTTCTCACTGGTTTTGTGCCCGATCAGGATTTGCCCAAGCTTTATCATGCTTGCAAATTGTTTGTGTTCCCCTCTTGGCACGAAGGTTTCGGATTGCCCGCCTTGGAAGCAATGAGTTGTGGTGCGCCAGTCATTGCAGCCAATACGAGTAGTTTGCCCGAGGTCGTAGAATGGTCAGAAGCGATGTTTGATCCTCGCGATATCTATGCGATGCGAGCCAAGATGCAGCAGGCACTCGAGGACGCTACATTCCGTGAGCAATTGGTGAAATCTGGACTGGTCCAGGCGAAGAAATTTTCTTGGGATGCATCGGCTCGCACAGCCTTGAATGCACTTCAAGCTTGTCTTGAGCAACATCAGTCGCAGCGCGTGGATGTGGTCAATCAAGCGCGACCGCGGATGGCGTATGTATCACCGATCCCACCAGCGCAATCGGGTATCGCGGATTACAGTGCGGAGCTTTTACCTGAGTTGGCCGCGCACTACGACATCCACATCATTACAGAACAGAGTGAGCAGAGTAAGCAGAGTGGGGCTTCCGATCCTTGGCTCGCGGCCAATTTCCCTTTACGCAGTCCAGCATGGTTTGTCGAACATGCCGATCAATTTGATCGTGTTCTTTACCATTTTGGGAATTCGATGTTCCATGAGTTCATGTTGGATCTCATGCGTCTTCATCCGGGCGTCGTCGTGCTCCATGATTTTTATCATAGTGGTTTACTCGCTCATCTCGATTTCACCGCGAAACGCCCTGGTATTTGGGACCAAGCTCTGTTTTACTCGCATGGTTTCGCAGCGACCTTGAAGAAGGCGACTGTGTCCGACTTAAGTCAAGCCATTTGGGAATTTCCAAGTAATCATGAAGTGTTGGAACGAGCGCTTGGTATTGTGGTCCATTCGGAATTTTCTAAGGCATTGGGACGTGCATGGTACGGCCCTGCTGTCACTAAAGAATGGAAGCATGTCCCGTTTTTACGCGTGATGCCGCAGCAGATTGATCGCACCAAAGCGCGAGCTGAATTGGGTGTATCAGAAGATGATTTCTTGGTGTGTTCGTTTGGTATTCTTGGCCCGACTAAGCTGAATCAAGATTTACTCGATGCCTGGTTGGCGTCACCTTTGTCTCAAGATACCCGATGCAAGTTGATCTTCGTTGGTAAGCATGATGACGGTGCTTATGGCGAGAAGATGCTCGAGACCATAGAGCGGGCTGGACTGCAGGACCGTGTCACCATTACCGGCTTCGCTGATCTCGATTTATTCCGACGCTACCTCAGCGCCGCTAATGTTGCCGTGCAATTGCGTAGTTTGTCGCGCGGCGAAACGTCTGGCACGGTCTTTGACTGTTTAGCTTATGGAATTCCCACCATCATCAACAAGAATGGTGCCATGGCCGAATTACCTGATGGTCCTTTGATTCGCATCGAGGAACAGTTTGCAGTAGCAGATCTGAGTGATCAACTGCAGCGCTTATGGGAAAGTGTCGAATTGAGAGAGCAATACTCGGTGGCGGCGCAGCAGTACATTGAGCAGCATCATGCCCCAAGCGAAATTGGTTTGCGCTACAGAGACGCAGTTGAAGATTTTTATCTGAATGGCGCGGGCGCTGCTTTGCGATCGACAATGCGAAACATTGCGTGCCTTGAACATCCGAGAACAGAGCACGATGTGATGGGTGTTGCTAATGCCTTGGAACAAAATCGAATTAGTTCACGTCGTCGCCGTCTTTTATTGTCGATGAATGAGCTCGCTCAACATCATGGGCAAGAGCATCAACAACAAAACGCGCGCATCAAAGATTTCATTTTGCAGTTGCTGGAACGATTGCCAAAAGATGTCATGCTTTTGCCGATGAAGGCCGAGCTGACAACGGACATTCGTATTGCTGCTCAGGATCTTGCTGATTACTTGGATCTCCAACTAGCAGTCGCACCGACATTTGATCTAGAACCCGTTCAGGTGGGTCCAGTCGATATGATCCTGAACTTTGTTGCTGACTCTTCTGAGTCGATTCAATGGGCGCATGAGCTGGAGCTATTGGCCCAAGTGCAGGGCGCCATCTATCAGGGTGTGAAGTTACCCGAGACCGAAGATGATGTGGCGCAGATTTTGCAGACGATTCTTTCTGTATTGAACGAATCTTCATTTTAA
- the pyrE gene encoding orotate phosphoribosyltransferase: MNTNLKQEFIQFAVDVQVIRFGEFMTKAGRKSPYFFNAGLFNDGANLGKIANYYAQTLLDSGVEFDMLFGPAYKGITLASATAVALAAKGRNVPFAYNRKEAKDHGEGGTIVGAKLQGKIVIVDDVISAGTSVRESVELIRAAGAMPAAVLIALDRMERAGADDALSPHSAVQEVSRLYGIPVIAIANLNDLFECLSSANADAALAQYKDAVGAYRQKYGAI; the protein is encoded by the coding sequence ATGAATACCAATCTCAAACAAGAATTCATTCAATTTGCTGTCGATGTGCAAGTCATACGATTCGGTGAATTTATGACCAAGGCGGGACGTAAATCGCCGTACTTTTTTAATGCGGGTCTGTTCAATGACGGCGCCAATCTCGGCAAGATCGCCAATTACTATGCGCAAACGCTGCTCGATTCTGGAGTCGAGTTTGATATGCTTTTCGGTCCTGCCTATAAAGGGATTACCTTAGCCTCGGCCACAGCGGTGGCTCTGGCAGCGAAGGGGCGCAATGTGCCGTTTGCCTACAATCGTAAAGAGGCGAAAGATCACGGCGAAGGCGGCACCATCGTTGGCGCTAAATTGCAAGGTAAGATTGTGATTGTGGACGATGTGATTTCCGCGGGAACTTCGGTGCGTGAGTCGGTTGAATTGATTCGTGCTGCGGGCGCTATGCCTGCTGCGGTTTTGATCGCTTTGGATAGAATGGAACGGGCTGGCGCCGACGACGCTTTGTCACCTCATTCAGCGGTACAGGAAGTGAGCCGCCTGTACGGTATCCCAGTCATTGCAATTGCTAATCTGAACGACTTATTTGAGTGTTTGTCGAGTGCCAATGCCGACGCAGCCTTAGCGCAATACAAAGATGCAGTGGGTGCGTATCGTCAGAAATACGGGGCGATCTAA
- the gmd gene encoding GDP-mannose 4,6-dehydratase, whose amino-acid sequence MNKKALVTGITGQDGAYLAELLLEKGYTVYGTYRRTSSVNFWRIEELGIQNHPKLHLVEYDLTDLSSSVRLIKSTEVDEVYNLAAQSFVGVSFEQPVTTTEITGIGALNLLEAIRVVNPKIRFYQASTSEMFGKVQAVPQVESTPFYPRSPYGVAKLYAHWMTINYRESYGIFACSGILFNHESPLRGREFVTRKITDSVAKIKLGKLDCLELGNMDAKRDWGFAKEYVEGMWRMLQAAEPDTFVLATNRTETVRDFVTMAFKAADIRLNWEGSAENEIARCAESGKVLVKVNPKFYRPAEVELLIGNPQKAKDVLGWEPKTTLEQLCQMMVEADLKRNTHGHSF is encoded by the coding sequence ATGAATAAGAAAGCACTAGTTACAGGAATTACTGGCCAAGATGGCGCCTATTTAGCAGAACTTCTATTGGAGAAGGGCTATACCGTCTACGGTACTTACCGTCGCACTAGTTCTGTGAACTTTTGGCGTATTGAGGAATTGGGAATTCAAAATCATCCTAAGTTGCATTTGGTAGAGTACGATTTGACCGATTTGTCCTCGAGCGTACGTCTCATCAAGTCGACCGAAGTGGATGAGGTGTATAACTTGGCGGCTCAGAGTTTCGTTGGCGTCTCTTTTGAACAGCCAGTCACCACGACTGAAATCACCGGCATAGGTGCATTGAATCTGTTGGAAGCGATTCGTGTGGTCAATCCTAAGATTCGTTTCTATCAAGCGTCGACATCGGAGATGTTTGGTAAAGTGCAGGCCGTTCCTCAAGTCGAATCAACCCCGTTTTATCCGCGTAGCCCATATGGTGTGGCAAAGCTTTACGCGCATTGGATGACGATCAACTATCGTGAATCGTATGGCATCTTTGCCTGCAGTGGTATTCTTTTTAATCACGAATCGCCACTCCGTGGTCGTGAGTTTGTAACACGCAAAATTACTGATTCAGTGGCCAAAATTAAGCTCGGCAAGCTAGATTGCCTCGAGCTTGGCAATATGGATGCGAAACGTGATTGGGGTTTTGCTAAGGAATATGTAGAAGGTATGTGGCGTATGTTGCAAGCAGCTGAGCCGGATACTTTTGTTTTGGCAACGAATCGTACTGAGACCGTACGCGATTTTGTAACAATGGCCTTTAAGGCGGCAGATATTCGTCTAAACTGGGAAGGCTCAGCTGAGAATGAAATCGCACGTTGTGCTGAGTCTGGTAAAGTCTTGGTGAAAGTGAATCCAAAGTTCTATCGTCCTGCAGAAGTTGAGTTGTTGATTGGTAATCCACAAAAGGCCAAGGATGTACTTGGCTGGGAGCCGAAGACTACTCTCGAGCAGCTTTGTCAAATGATGGTTGAAGCCGATTTGAAACGAAATACGCATGGTCATTCATTCTAA
- a CDS encoding GDP-mannose 4,6-dehydratase, translating to MVIHSKHARPRALITGLRGFTGEYLARELEACGYEVFGTAFGNEPLGKGIHYVDLCDRSALQAVVDEVQPDVVAHLAAISFVAHGNVEDIYRINVLGTRNLLEALANSEYRPQSVLVASSANIYGNSASEVIAEDEPPLPANDYAVSKLSMEHVARLWMDKLPIFITRPFNYTGLGQAENFLLPKIVSHFKRGLTEIELGNLDVARDFSDVRMVVRAYRELLLRAPKGETFNICSGVSYTLREIIAMAEEIAGYRIDVKVNPAFVRANEVRKLVGNPRKLHHAIGPLPYIPLRETLAWMLGEAATNKLKVPAKQNAKASHVILEVAG from the coding sequence ATGGTCATTCATTCTAAACATGCGCGTCCGCGCGCTTTAATTACTGGTCTTCGCGGTTTTACTGGCGAGTACTTGGCGCGCGAATTAGAAGCATGTGGCTATGAAGTATTCGGCACGGCTTTCGGTAATGAACCACTTGGTAAAGGTATTCACTACGTTGATTTGTGTGATCGTAGTGCACTGCAAGCGGTCGTTGATGAAGTTCAGCCTGACGTAGTGGCACATCTCGCTGCGATTTCCTTTGTTGCTCACGGCAATGTGGAAGATATTTATCGCATTAATGTTCTAGGCACACGCAATTTGCTCGAAGCCTTAGCCAACTCCGAGTATCGTCCGCAATCTGTGTTAGTGGCAAGTAGTGCCAATATCTATGGCAATTCAGCTTCCGAGGTGATTGCGGAAGACGAGCCGCCACTGCCAGCCAATGATTATGCGGTCAGCAAATTGTCGATGGAACATGTGGCTCGCCTGTGGATGGATAAGCTACCCATCTTTATCACGCGACCATTCAATTACACAGGTTTAGGGCAAGCTGAAAACTTCTTGCTACCCAAAATCGTCAGCCATTTTAAACGTGGCTTAACAGAAATCGAACTGGGAAATCTTGACGTCGCTCGTGATTTTTCAGATGTTCGCATGGTCGTTCGTGCATATCGCGAATTGTTGTTGCGCGCGCCGAAAGGTGAGACCTTCAATATTTGTTCCGGCGTGTCCTACACCTTGCGCGAGATTATTGCGATGGCTGAGGAAATTGCGGGTTATCGCATTGATGTGAAAGTAAATCCAGCATTTGTACGCGCCAATGAAGTACGTAAATTGGTCGGTAATCCTCGTAAGTTACATCATGCGATTGGTCCATTGCCGTACATCCCACTGCGCGAAACTTTAGCCTGGATGCTCGGAGAAGCAGCAACGAATAAGCTGAAAGTACCCGCGAAACAAAACGCAAAAGCATCGCATGTGATTCTCGAGGTCGCTGGGTGA
- a CDS encoding glycosyltransferase family 4 protein, protein MRLVLSVEAIHPPLAGIGRYAWELATRCRSHPGIESVRFISHGRWVNLPKIEPQVSPALPVPTQSAPVEVQLNYKGRMRRRIEQIPNVIRRQVRQSSFLSRAYGKVAPLLANMSLRSQRDAVFHGPNYFVPSSGLPSLVTVHDLSMYRFPQWHPKARIERILESLPQSIERSQLVLTDSEAIRLEVIEQFGLQAEKVRTILLGVDQIYHPRSEEEVRPVLEKFGLRYNAYSFFVSTIEPRKNLRNLIAAYKLLPLDVRRQYPLVLAGGRGWESDDIHADIVAAQNESWLKYLGFVEQHEMPALYAGCRLFTYPSWYEGFGLPIAEAMASGVPVVTSNNSSMPEVAGGAALLVEPGDVEQISAAIHKGLEDHQWRLEAIAKGRTRAAQLTWDSCVANTVEAYKYVHQMSQ, encoded by the coding sequence GTGAGGCTTGTACTTTCGGTTGAAGCGATTCATCCACCCTTAGCAGGGATAGGTCGATACGCATGGGAATTAGCGACACGCTGCCGGTCCCATCCTGGAATTGAATCGGTCCGTTTTATTTCTCATGGACGTTGGGTGAACTTGCCCAAGATTGAGCCGCAAGTAAGCCCCGCGTTGCCAGTTCCAACTCAAAGTGCACCGGTTGAGGTACAACTCAACTACAAGGGGCGCATGCGTCGACGCATAGAGCAGATCCCTAATGTCATACGTCGACAAGTGCGCCAATCGAGCTTTTTATCACGCGCTTACGGAAAAGTCGCCCCCTTGCTGGCGAACATGAGTTTGCGTAGTCAACGTGACGCCGTTTTTCATGGCCCTAATTATTTTGTGCCGAGTTCAGGTTTGCCGAGCTTGGTGACGGTTCATGATCTATCCATGTATCGTTTTCCACAGTGGCATCCCAAGGCGAGGATAGAGCGCATCTTGGAATCTCTGCCGCAGTCCATCGAACGATCGCAACTGGTGTTGACTGACTCTGAGGCGATTCGACTCGAAGTGATTGAGCAATTTGGATTGCAAGCAGAAAAAGTTAGAACGATACTGCTTGGTGTTGATCAGATTTATCATCCGCGTAGCGAAGAAGAAGTGCGTCCTGTACTCGAGAAGTTTGGCTTGCGTTACAACGCCTATTCATTCTTTGTGTCGACCATCGAGCCCCGTAAAAACCTGCGAAACTTGATTGCTGCTTACAAATTATTGCCGCTTGATGTGCGTCGACAATATCCTTTGGTTTTAGCTGGTGGTCGTGGTTGGGAAAGTGACGATATCCATGCCGATATCGTTGCCGCTCAAAATGAGTCATGGCTGAAGTATTTGGGTTTTGTCGAGCAGCATGAAATGCCAGCGCTTTATGCTGGCTGTCGATTATTTACTTATCCTTCGTGGTACGAAGGTTTTGGCTTGCCGATTGCGGAGGCAATGGCAAGTGGCGTTCCCGTTGTGACATCAAACAATTCTTCCATGCCAGAGGTGGCTGGAGGTGCTGCTTTACTGGTGGAGCCTGGCGATGTTGAACAGATCTCGGCGGCCATACACAAAGGCCTCGAAGACCATCAATGGCGTTTGGAAGCCATTGCAAAAGGGCGCACACGCGCCGCTCAATTGACGTGGGATAGCTGTGTAGCAAACACAGTGGAAGCCTACAAGTATGTCCACCAAATGAGTCAGTGA